A portion of the Calothrix sp. 336/3 genome contains these proteins:
- a CDS encoding Fur family transcriptional regulator, whose product MQTQEISTKPIRSLEDALDRCQNLGMRVSRQRRFILELLWQANEHLSAREIYDRLNLDGKAIGHTSVYQNLEALSTQGIIECIERCDGRLYGNISDSHSHVNCIDTNQILDVHIELPEDLIKYVESQTGVRITDYSINFYGYKQKP is encoded by the coding sequence ATGCAAACGCAGGAAATATCCACCAAACCGATTCGCTCTTTAGAAGATGCCCTTGATAGGTGTCAGAATCTGGGTATGCGTGTCAGTCGCCAACGTCGTTTCATTTTAGAATTGTTATGGCAGGCAAATGAGCATCTCTCTGCTAGGGAAATTTATGATCGCCTGAATTTAGATGGTAAGGCGATCGGTCACACTTCTGTGTATCAAAATTTAGAAGCTTTATCGACCCAGGGTATTATTGAGTGTATTGAGCGTTGCGATGGACGTTTATACGGTAATATCAGTGATTCCCACAGTCATGTTAACTGTATTGATACCAATCAGATTCTAGATGTGCATATCGAGTTACCGGAAGATTTAATCAAATATGTGGAATCACAGACTGGTGTGAGAATCACTGACTATAGTATTAATTTTTACGGTTATAAACAAAAGCCCTAA
- a CDS encoding alpha/beta fold hydrolase → MNNLGGEIQQYQWQWQNQQITVIYETLGQGMPLLLLPAFSTVSMREEVATLGKLLSGNFQVTIADFPGFGDSARPYVNYNPDFYQEFIVNFVTNTFKTPIGIIAAGHSAGYVLKLAQQNPSVFSQIVLVAPTWRGPLRTMGASTEIAGFVRELVRSPILGQLLYKLNTLPAFLSWMYGRHVYVDKSKLTPQFIQHKWQNTQKSGARFAPASFVTGTLDPVESRDEFLALGKNLSLPLLVIIPESAPPKSRAEMDAFADLPGVESIILPGTLGMHEEYPERVANAILPFLRTVSTT, encoded by the coding sequence ATGAATAATTTAGGTGGTGAGATTCAACAATACCAGTGGCAGTGGCAAAATCAACAAATCACCGTCATTTATGAAACCCTAGGTCAAGGAATGCCGTTATTATTACTTCCAGCTTTTAGCACAGTTTCGATGCGAGAAGAAGTAGCTACCCTCGGCAAACTTTTATCTGGCAATTTTCAGGTGACGATCGCCGATTTTCCCGGTTTTGGTGATTCTGCTCGTCCCTATGTCAATTACAATCCTGATTTTTATCAAGAGTTTATTGTCAATTTTGTTACTAATACTTTCAAGACTCCCATAGGTATCATTGCTGCTGGTCACAGTGCGGGATACGTTTTAAAGCTGGCACAGCAAAATCCATCAGTATTTTCACAGATAGTTTTAGTAGCGCCAACCTGGCGAGGTCCCCTACGGACAATGGGAGCAAGTACAGAGATAGCAGGTTTTGTGAGGGAATTAGTGCGATCGCCCATTTTGGGACAATTGCTTTATAAACTCAATACCTTACCTGCTTTTCTCTCCTGGATGTATGGTCGTCATGTCTATGTGGATAAAAGCAAGCTCACACCCCAGTTTATCCAACATAAGTGGCAAAATACACAAAAATCCGGCGCCAGATTTGCTCCAGCATCCTTTGTCACAGGAACTCTCGATCCAGTGGAAAGTCGAGATGAATTTTTAGCCCTAGGTAAGAATTTATCGTTACCATTACTTGTAATTATTCCGGAATCTGCACCCCCAAAATCCCGTGCGGAAATGGACGCATTTGCTGATTTACCAGGGGTAGAGAGTATAATTCTTCCCGGTACATTAGGAATGCACGAAGAATATCCAGAAAGGGTAGCTAATGCTATTTTGCCTTTTCTGAGAACAGTTTCTACTACTTGA
- a CDS encoding pentapeptide repeat-containing protein, which yields MNLSIRHWLTENHIEASQIQAFSPGQIAGVAFRIAQDMEVKSLIPFDVCPLVEVLELPLGAVEPEMMAIAELTAGLLRSFSHKKPLKRNEGTWLAFQIAYLRGLRQVLEQELSLHRVWLDRAMVFSPASVRPLSDVQLQAFLKTLSPSKITDTQAEQALSQVSNSLLVQQINNAAVAWFIANGAEEGEAKLITQRLNHSLYGHLLAVIAENAAPLAQLQKFVGLAVRDVSSTAVGKVGMGNSSTSVNTPTADKIFLCRERYRASLLTSQSEPLFTEYFALKDIYIPLRGVPEEAQNTAVDLITWVQQQDEKAIAVIESAAGYGKTSFCQTWAAHIAQHLYPHWMPIYIRLRDITYGSSLTDTLNSAFTGSSLTDLATWLELDHPPCILILDGWDELPPSGYGERAKVVFLQQLQALQSQLRHKILITSRLGDLNAICAEISLPVRRITIQPLEPDELKNWFQQWTKIQSISIAQNFFLFLKQGGIFLANSRFPQISTLVRQPLMLFFLGVLHRDGLLDEEIFQIVLARQHQSSAALLWEIYQRLTRWLLGYPQTGGASTMLMRPGCSHIHRTPEAIANLLQNQHPQEIFTQMQAVALAILQSHTHSIQVAEGTSLPPFYFRSLVFEQVSHIFPRHQVRTKNELIKTEFAHALLGEYLCAQAIIHHLKQLTQLRFNSYSEEVFLIDAPGEFAQRLYNLLGYGVLSPQILALITEGLYQEKNSPSLLQLLSQQLLPFWYAHCRSRWLDEGMAHNAWRSFQSQRNSLNIEQINAAVGLNVFMILCVIHQQIKQPFYPCGMPEKVTEFHPQALSILITKILIFPNQNSVSQTLYQCLSYLQLPKISLSQVALNYANLQHSNLTNADLRDTNLVGANLEKAQLINANLVGVNLRGANLHQANLSGANLSYANLAEANLNTTNLTNACLFQVIIDDKNRETTILNGAIFDLEQYQTIKQLLSQPSERNLPENTDNALTWVNTQGMGIMESVEGEASSDIGIDAEAESATSDYADDETVFG from the coding sequence ATGAACCTGAGTATTCGTCATTGGCTTACAGAAAATCACATCGAAGCTTCTCAAATTCAAGCATTTTCCCCAGGACAAATAGCCGGGGTTGCCTTTCGTATCGCTCAAGACATGGAAGTGAAGAGTCTGATTCCCTTTGATGTCTGTCCTTTGGTTGAGGTATTGGAATTACCTCTTGGTGCTGTGGAACCGGAGATGATGGCGATCGCCGAACTGACGGCAGGTTTATTGCGCAGTTTTAGCCATAAGAAGCCCCTAAAGCGCAATGAAGGGACTTGGTTAGCTTTCCAAATCGCCTACCTGCGTGGTTTGCGTCAAGTTCTAGAGCAAGAGTTGAGTTTGCACAGAGTTTGGTTGGATCGGGCAATGGTTTTTTCCCCCGCATCTGTGCGACCCCTATCCGACGTGCAATTACAAGCATTTTTAAAAACTCTATCACCTAGTAAAATTACTGATACCCAGGCAGAGCAAGCTTTGTCTCAAGTCAGCAATTCCTTACTTGTACAACAAATCAATAATGCTGCTGTCGCTTGGTTTATTGCCAACGGTGCGGAGGAAGGGGAAGCAAAATTAATTACCCAGCGTTTGAATCATTCCTTATATGGGCATTTATTGGCAGTCATCGCCGAAAATGCTGCACCTTTAGCGCAGTTACAAAAATTTGTCGGTTTAGCGGTGCGGGATGTTAGCAGTACTGCTGTCGGGAAAGTTGGAATGGGCAATTCCAGTACATCTGTGAATACCCCTACCGCAGATAAAATTTTTCTCTGTCGGGAGCGTTACCGAGCAAGTTTACTTACTAGTCAGTCAGAACCCCTATTTACAGAATATTTTGCTCTGAAAGATATCTATATCCCATTACGGGGAGTACCAGAGGAGGCGCAGAATACCGCAGTAGATTTAATCACATGGGTGCAGCAACAGGACGAGAAGGCGATCGCGGTGATTGAGTCGGCAGCAGGTTATGGTAAAACCTCTTTTTGCCAGACTTGGGCAGCACATATTGCCCAACATCTATACCCCCATTGGATGCCAATATATATTCGCCTCAGAGATATTACGTATGGCAGTAGTTTAACAGATACTCTTAACTCGGCATTTACAGGTAGTAGCTTGACTGACTTAGCTACTTGGCTGGAACTCGATCACCCTCCTTGTATTTTAATCCTGGATGGTTGGGATGAATTGCCACCCAGTGGTTACGGGGAACGGGCAAAGGTTGTATTCTTGCAGCAATTACAAGCTTTACAGTCTCAGTTGCGTCACAAAATTCTGATTACCAGTCGTTTGGGTGATTTAAATGCCATTTGTGCCGAAATTTCTTTACCAGTCAGACGTATAACTATCCAACCCCTAGAACCAGATGAACTGAAAAACTGGTTTCAACAGTGGACAAAAATCCAATCTATTTCAATAGCACAAAACTTTTTTTTATTCCTCAAGCAAGGGGGAATATTTTTAGCTAATTCCCGTTTTCCGCAAATATCTACCTTAGTACGACAACCATTAATGCTATTTTTCTTGGGTGTCTTACATCGTGACGGTTTGTTAGATGAGGAAATTTTCCAGATCGTACTAGCTCGACAACATCAGTCTTCTGCTGCACTGTTGTGGGAAATTTACCAAAGATTAACCCGTTGGTTATTGGGATATCCCCAAACTGGAGGAGCCAGTACTATGTTAATGCGTCCTGGTTGTAGTCACATTCACCGTACACCAGAGGCGATCGCCAATTTACTCCAAAACCAACACCCCCAAGAAATTTTCACCCAAATGCAAGCAGTTGCTTTGGCAATACTACAGAGTCATACCCATAGTATTCAGGTTGCTGAAGGAACATCTCTTCCACCTTTCTATTTCCGCTCCCTGGTATTTGAGCAGGTAAGCCATATTTTTCCCAGACATCAAGTAAGGACAAAAAATGAGTTAATCAAAACAGAATTTGCCCACGCTCTCTTAGGAGAATATCTCTGCGCCCAAGCTATTATTCATCACCTCAAGCAGCTGACTCAACTACGTTTTAATTCCTATAGTGAAGAGGTTTTTCTCATAGATGCTCCAGGGGAATTTGCTCAAAGATTATATAATTTATTGGGTTATGGAGTTCTGAGTCCACAAATTCTGGCATTAATTACCGAAGGGTTATATCAAGAAAAAAATTCTCCATCCTTGTTGCAATTACTCTCTCAGCAACTCTTACCATTTTGGTATGCCCATTGCCGTAGTCGCTGGCTAGATGAAGGGATGGCACATAATGCTTGGCGTAGTTTTCAGAGTCAGAGAAATTCTTTAAATATTGAGCAAATCAACGCCGCAGTTGGTCTCAATGTCTTTATGATACTCTGTGTGATTCATCAGCAAATCAAGCAACCCTTTTATCCCTGTGGTATGCCAGAGAAAGTGACAGAGTTCCATCCCCAAGCCTTATCTATTCTGATAACAAAAATCTTGATTTTTCCCAATCAAAACTCTGTCAGCCAAACCCTTTACCAATGCTTAAGTTATCTACAACTGCCTAAAATCTCTTTATCCCAAGTTGCCCTCAATTACGCAAATCTGCAACACAGCAATTTAACTAATGCTGATTTACGTGATACTAATTTGGTAGGAGCAAACCTAGAAAAAGCTCAGTTAATAAATGCCAACTTAGTAGGGGTGAATCTGCGCGGAGCTAACCTACATCAAGCTAACTTAAGTGGTGCCAATCTCAGTTATGCTAATTTAGCAGAAGCGAATCTGAATACAACTAATTTAACCAATGCCTGCCTGTTTCAAGTCATCATTGATGACAAAAACCGCGAAACTACTATCCTCAATGGGGCAATTTTTGACCTTGAGCAATATCAAACCATCAAACAGCTATTATCTCAACCCTCTGAACGCAACTTACCAGAGAATACAGATAATGCCCTCACTTGGGTAAACACACAAGGTATGGGAATCATGGAGAGTGTTGAAGGGGAAGCATCATCAGACATAGGTATAGACGCAGAAGCTGAATCTGCCACCAGTGACTACGCTGATGATGAAACTGTCTTCGGATAA
- the dndE gene encoding DNA sulfur modification protein DndE — MEPPLERIKLSQTAKDQLIKLKRLTKIEQWNILCRWAFCRSLAEVTPPTPIPIKLDSNVEITWRVFGGELSDILVLALRQRCHDDGLQTDKQTLAEQFNLHLHRGISYLAGDPNIKKIEDLIALGTKD; from the coding sequence ATGGAACCCCCCCTAGAGCGTATCAAACTTTCTCAAACAGCCAAAGACCAGTTAATCAAGCTGAAGCGACTCACAAAAATTGAGCAGTGGAATATTTTATGTCGTTGGGCATTTTGTCGCTCTCTGGCGGAAGTCACACCTCCGACTCCTATACCCATTAAACTAGATAGCAATGTGGAAATCACTTGGCGGGTTTTTGGTGGAGAGCTATCCGATATACTGGTATTAGCTTTGAGACAACGCTGTCATGATGACGGTTTGCAGACAGATAAACAAACCCTGGCAGAGCAATTCAATTTACATTTACATCGTGGCATTAGCTACCTGGCAGGAGATCCAAATATCAAGAAAATTGAAGATTTGATTGCCCTAGGGACAAAAGATTGA
- a CDS encoding DUF2997 domain-containing protein: METLEFIIYPDGRVQEKVTGIIGASCAEVTAAIEAQLGQVMTQEPTSEFFAAKVQQQSGVANTQTAFSDW, encoded by the coding sequence ATGGAGACACTAGAATTCATCATCTATCCAGATGGTCGGGTACAAGAGAAAGTTACTGGCATTATAGGAGCTTCCTGCGCGGAGGTTACAGCCGCAATTGAAGCCCAGTTAGGGCAAGTAATGACACAGGAGCCAACTTCAGAGTTCTTCGCTGCCAAGGTACAACAGCAATCTGGCGTGGCAAACACACAAACAGCTTTCAGCGACTGGTAA
- a CDS encoding DUF5615 family PIN-like protein — MLILLDENLLSKKLKKPFLDTGYTVQNVEDMGWRGTKDRELLAMANAFPFDVFITSDKNLPYQQNLRNLALRVVVINASSTRPDRLLPLVIQIIPLLPSLVPGSITLIDDAGNVTPFNPSNT; from the coding sequence GTGCTGATTCTGCTTGATGAAAATCTACTCAGTAAAAAGTTGAAAAAACCTTTTCTAGATACAGGATATACCGTACAAAACGTCGAGGATATGGGCTGGCGAGGGACAAAAGATAGGGAGCTTTTAGCGATGGCAAATGCTTTCCCATTTGATGTTTTCATTACATCTGATAAAAACTTGCCATATCAGCAAAATTTGCGAAATCTAGCGTTGCGGGTTGTGGTAATCAATGCCAGTAGCACCCGTCCCGATCGCCTACTACCTTTAGTAATACAAATTATCCCTCTGTTACCATCTTTAGTTCCTGGCTCCATCACCTTGATTGATGATGCGGGTAATGTAACCCCTTTTAATCCAAGCAATACATGA
- a CDS encoding DUF1257 domain-containing protein, whose amino-acid sequence MSHFSQIKTQIRNLESLKDALSDLGVDWKQGPREVRGYRGQTHAAEVTIEQDNGYDVGFKWNGKEYELVADLQYWQQNLSVEGFLRQVTQRYAYHTVVKESTRAGFQVAEQQNHEDGSIRLVVQRWSA is encoded by the coding sequence ATGTCACATTTTAGCCAAATTAAGACCCAGATCCGTAACCTTGAATCTTTGAAAGACGCTCTTTCCGACCTAGGTGTAGATTGGAAGCAGGGACCACGGGAAGTACGTGGTTATCGAGGACAAACCCATGCCGCAGAAGTGACTATCGAGCAAGATAATGGCTACGATGTCGGCTTTAAATGGAACGGTAAAGAGTACGAATTAGTCGCTGATTTGCAGTATTGGCAACAAAATTTATCAGTAGAAGGCTTTTTGCGCCAAGTCACCCAGCGTTATGCATACCATACCGTGGTCAAAGAGTCAACACGGGCAGGGTTTCAAGTTGCAGAACAGCAGAATCATGAAGATGGTTCAATTCGCTTAGTTGTACAGCGCTGGAGTGCGTAA
- a CDS encoding DUF3685 domain-containing protein produces the protein MSDRPLKVLLMEQDAIFRLGFKVALERFSDIQVVSEAENQTRTLEILAELFQQDSPAINLIVLELGFLTQSAGLQFCRQLTEQYPQLPVLLLSSLQDQKFLENIKNTGIAGYCPKGTPVSNLVTIMRSLLVGGSYWFIPQIESSLPAKKNLGISQFLTNLGLSGDSQINENLQRVSTQLQQPGLSLLEKAILAGQRRELLTSRWLVNHLFPPSPGDTGNTPSSPGNSSEITLPPHPPIDNSALLSPRGLQAQIFTSCIHKLQFSLENLSDIALEIDILREDKKRELLYIIIQKFTDSLDALRDANMTSAEVSTMHIKVLTDIWQSTITEFFGKFAQIKINQQNIAITPILLQSQSTVQESILLRIPFLLELYNYLLFQEALRIDNAIYPPYSLEAQEYAEIILENFLIQTANSVIQPLLNYLADVEEIKYNFYDRRLISTREIEKFRNNLSWKYRIRDYIDEPRSIFESRYDIFVFSFRGIAKTAIYAPRNQELLSLSGIPLIVTLGLEFGDAIAPRLKSLLSLLGNGVVFLLTQVVGRGLGLIVRGILQGMGNVSFLDRKK, from the coding sequence ATGAGCGATCGCCCTCTTAAGGTACTTTTAATGGAGCAAGATGCAATTTTTCGTCTTGGTTTTAAAGTAGCCTTGGAAAGATTCTCTGATATCCAAGTCGTATCAGAGGCAGAAAACCAAACTAGAACCCTAGAAATCCTCGCAGAACTATTTCAACAAGATTCCCCAGCAATCAACCTGATTGTCCTGGAATTAGGATTCCTGACTCAATCTGCTGGGTTACAATTTTGCCGTCAACTGACAGAACAGTATCCCCAGCTACCCGTCCTCCTTTTGAGTTCCTTACAAGACCAGAAGTTTTTAGAAAACATCAAAAATACTGGTATTGCTGGATACTGCCCTAAGGGTACACCAGTATCTAATTTAGTGACTATTATGCGATCGCTACTGGTGGGTGGTAGTTATTGGTTTATTCCTCAGATAGAATCTTCCCTTCCTGCCAAAAAAAATCTAGGAATTAGTCAATTTTTGACAAACCTCGGTTTATCTGGAGATTCCCAAATCAATGAAAATTTGCAGAGAGTCTCCACTCAATTACAGCAACCGGGATTATCGTTACTGGAAAAGGCAATTCTTGCAGGACAAAGAAGAGAACTTCTCACTTCCCGTTGGTTGGTAAATCATCTTTTTCCCCCATCCCCTGGGGATACAGGAAATACCCCCTCCTCTCCTGGCAATTCATCAGAAATTACTCTGCCACCCCATCCCCCAATTGATAACTCTGCGTTGCTGAGTCCCCGGGGTTTACAAGCTCAGATATTCACATCATGCATTCATAAATTACAGTTTTCTCTAGAAAATCTCAGCGATATTGCTTTAGAAATTGATATCTTACGAGAAGATAAAAAAAGAGAATTACTTTATATTATTATTCAGAAATTCACTGACAGCTTAGATGCTTTACGTGATGCAAATATGACATCTGCGGAAGTATCAACAATGCACATCAAGGTACTAACGGATATTTGGCAATCAACAATCACGGAATTTTTTGGCAAATTTGCGCAAATTAAAATTAATCAGCAAAATATTGCCATTACTCCTATCCTGCTGCAAAGTCAATCTACTGTTCAAGAATCGATTTTACTGCGAATTCCTTTTTTACTTGAACTCTATAATTACTTATTATTTCAGGAAGCACTGAGAATTGATAATGCTATTTATCCACCATATAGCTTAGAAGCTCAAGAATATGCAGAAATCATTCTCGAAAATTTCTTAATTCAAACGGCAAATTCTGTCATCCAACCTCTCTTAAACTATTTAGCAGATGTAGAAGAAATTAAATATAATTTCTATGACCGTCGCTTAATTTCCACAAGAGAAATTGAAAAGTTTCGCAATAACCTCTCTTGGAAATATCGCATACGCGATTATATTGATGAACCGAGGTCAATTTTTGAAAGTCGTTATGATATATTTGTCTTTTCCTTTCGAGGGATTGCCAAAACTGCCATCTATGCACCTCGAAACCAAGAACTATTATCCCTATCAGGTATTCCTTTAATTGTGACCTTAGGTTTAGAATTTGGGGACGCGATCGCCCCCCGATTAAAATCCCTCCTATCCTTGCTAGGTAACGGTGTCGTCTTCCTACTTACCCAAGTTGTGGGACGGGGTTTAGGGTTAATTGTCCGGGGAATCCTGCAAGGAATGGGGAATGTTTCATTTCTAGATCGCAAGAAGTAA
- a CDS encoding GTP-binding protein has translation MVNSTISQTIPVTVLTGYLGAGKTTLLNHILTYEHGKKVAVIVNEFGEVGIDNQLVIDADEEIFEMNNGCICCTVRGDLMRIIGNLMKRRNKFDHLVIETTGLADPAPVIQTFFVDEDMREQLELDAVVTVVDAKHIWQHWESDEAQEQIAFADVILLNKIDLVAPEILEELERRIRGMNAMAKVYRTRNSELGMDALLGVKAFDLERTLEIEPDFLDEHAHDHEHDETVYSIAIVESGALDGNKLNSWISELLRVQGPDIFRMKGILHIDGEEDRYVFQGVHMIFEGKPDRPWKEDETRKNELVFIGRNLNEKQLRADFMACMV, from the coding sequence ATGGTTAATAGCACAATATCTCAGACAATTCCCGTTACGGTTCTGACTGGTTATCTGGGAGCAGGAAAAACAACTTTGCTCAATCATATTCTTACCTATGAGCATGGCAAAAAGGTTGCTGTCATTGTCAATGAATTTGGGGAAGTGGGAATAGATAATCAGCTAGTAATTGATGCTGATGAAGAAATTTTTGAAATGAATAATGGCTGTATTTGCTGTACAGTCAGAGGCGATTTAATGCGAATTATCGGCAATTTAATGAAACGTCGCAATAAATTTGACCATTTAGTGATTGAAACTACGGGTTTAGCTGACCCTGCTCCCGTAATTCAGACATTTTTTGTCGATGAGGATATGCGTGAGCAATTAGAGCTAGATGCAGTTGTCACGGTGGTAGATGCTAAACATATTTGGCAACATTGGGAATCCGATGAAGCACAGGAACAAATTGCCTTTGCCGATGTAATTTTGTTAAATAAAATCGATTTAGTGGCTCCAGAAATCCTAGAAGAATTAGAAAGACGGATTCGGGGAATGAATGCGATGGCAAAAGTTTATCGCACTCGCAATTCCGAATTAGGAATGGATGCACTATTGGGTGTGAAAGCTTTTGATTTAGAGCGAACCCTGGAAATTGAACCCGATTTTTTGGATGAACACGCTCATGATCACGAACATGATGAAACTGTTTATTCCATAGCAATTGTGGAATCTGGAGCCTTGGATGGTAATAAGTTAAATAGTTGGATATCAGAATTATTGCGAGTTCAAGGTCCAGATATTTTCCGGATGAAGGGTATTTTACATATTGATGGGGAAGAAGACCGTTATGTTTTCCAAGGTGTACATATGATATTTGAAGGTAAACCTGATCGCCCTTGGAAAGAGGATGAAACCCGCAAAAACGAGCTAGTATTTATTGGTCGTAATTTGAATGAAAAACAGTTACGTGCTGATTTTATGGCTTGTATGGTTTAG
- a CDS encoding DUF433 domain-containing protein, with product MKIQQIIEREGIVHSDPEIMSGVPVFVGTRVPLQTFFDYLEGESGLAEFLEDFPHLKTAALQVLETIAKAMLVEQERETSADSA from the coding sequence ATGAAAATCCAACAAATTATCGAGCGTGAAGGTATCGTTCATAGCGACCCGGAAATTATGAGCGGAGTCCCTGTATTTGTTGGTACACGGGTTCCCCTACAAACTTTTTTCGATTACCTAGAAGGTGAATCAGGTTTAGCTGAGTTTCTTGAAGATTTTCCTCATTTAAAAACAGCAGCATTACAAGTTTTGGAAACTATAGCGAAAGCTATGTTAGTAGAGCAGGAGCGTGAAACTAGTGCTGATTCTGCTTGA
- a CDS encoding DNA phosphorothioation-associated putative methyltransferase, translating into MSESYLEIERHRAAMFRTDISRPVRLAIDYAVIGKDTTFFDYGCGHGGDVQRVAAVAAASIGWDPYYYPDVPVVAADVVNLGYVLNVIENPEERQQALIRAWDLTRQVLIVAAQVLLKAPTRNLLPYGDGVVTSHNTFQKYYEQEELKKYIDQTLQVDAVPVALGIYFVFRHGEQQEAFKAQRFCSNAVTPRIRIPVKRFADYSEILRPLMNFYTRRGRLPVKGELEEEADLLREFGTMRRAFAVVLQATDEAEWDAIAYRRSLDTIVYLALTHFEHRPRFSQLPMEMRHDIKAFFANYEEACEIADQKLFSLGTPGVVAKTCDKSKIGKRTRGALYIHTSALQELDPLLRIYESCGSRTIGRVDGATLIKFSTEESRISYLFYPDFDTDAHPALQESISIDLKTREIMRRRYKNHRNPPILHRKETFVTPSYPHYQEFFQLTQQEVDLGLLENKSQIGTRDGWEQCLVEAGVEIREHQIFPREDRKDDASLLSGELDAAPMTLEE; encoded by the coding sequence ATGTCTGAGAGCTATTTAGAAATTGAACGTCATCGAGCTGCCATGTTTCGGACTGACATTTCCCGTCCAGTGCGATTGGCAATCGATTATGCTGTGATTGGTAAAGATACCACATTTTTTGACTATGGTTGCGGACATGGTGGAGATGTACAACGTGTGGCAGCAGTGGCAGCCGCAAGTATCGGTTGGGATCCTTACTACTATCCTGATGTTCCAGTTGTCGCCGCAGATGTGGTGAATCTTGGCTATGTTCTGAATGTGATTGAAAATCCTGAAGAGCGACAGCAAGCTTTGATTCGAGCTTGGGATTTAACACGGCAAGTTTTAATTGTAGCAGCGCAAGTATTACTGAAAGCACCGACTCGCAACTTACTCCCCTATGGGGATGGGGTGGTGACGAGTCACAACACATTTCAGAAATATTATGAGCAGGAAGAACTGAAAAAATATATTGATCAGACTTTACAAGTAGATGCTGTACCTGTAGCTTTAGGCATTTATTTTGTCTTTCGCCATGGGGAGCAACAGGAGGCTTTTAAGGCACAACGTTTCTGCTCAAATGCAGTCACACCGCGTATTCGTATCCCGGTGAAACGGTTTGCGGACTACTCGGAAATATTACGCCCATTGATGAATTTTTATACTCGTCGTGGACGGTTGCCAGTGAAAGGAGAACTAGAAGAGGAAGCTGATTTACTACGAGAATTTGGTACTATGCGACGAGCCTTTGCGGTGGTACTACAAGCTACAGATGAGGCAGAATGGGACGCGATCGCCTACCGTCGGTCTTTAGATACTATAGTTTATCTGGCTCTGACTCATTTTGAGCATCGCCCCAGATTTTCCCAATTACCCATGGAAATGCGCCATGACATTAAGGCATTTTTTGCCAATTATGAAGAAGCTTGCGAAATAGCCGATCAAAAGCTGTTTAGTCTGGGTACACCGGGGGTGGTAGCAAAAACCTGCGACAAAAGTAAAATTGGTAAACGCACCCGTGGTGCTTTGTATATTCATACATCTGCCTTGCAAGAACTTGACCCCTTGTTACGCATCTATGAAAGTTGCGGAAGTCGCACAATTGGGCGGGTTGATGGTGCGACTTTAATCAAATTTAGTACCGAGGAATCACGGATTTCCTATCTCTTCTATCCTGATTTTGATACTGATGCCCATCCTGCATTACAGGAAAGTATCAGTATAGACCTGAAAACGAGAGAAATTATGCGCCGCAGGTACAAAAATCACCGGAATCCTCCGATATTGCACCGCAAGGAAACTTTTGTGACTCCTAGTTATCCTCACTATCAGGAGTTTTTCCAACTCACACAACAGGAAGTAGATTTAGGTTTACTGGAAAACAAAAGTCAGATTGGTACAAGGGATGGATGGGAACAATGTCTAGTAGAAGCTGGTGTGGAAATTCGTGAACACCAAATTTTCCCCAGGGAAGACAGGAAAGATGACGCAAGTTTACTCAGTGGAGAGTTAGATGCAGCACCTATGACTCTGGAAGAATGA
- a CDS encoding ferredoxin: MSDFLPSPEQEDNPSGLAPELGGFLRDDSERSGLEPELGGFLRQKGVYVDEITCIGCKHCAHVARNTFYIEPDYGRSRVIRQDGDGEEIIQEAIDTCPVDCIHWVDYTELKQLEEERKFQVIPVVGYPVDHAVATTEKRRKKQKLRKPRK, encoded by the coding sequence ATGTCTGACTTTCTTCCGTCACCAGAACAGGAAGATAACCCTTCTGGTTTAGCACCGGAGTTGGGTGGTTTCTTGAGGGATGATTCCGAACGTTCAGGTTTAGAACCAGAATTAGGCGGTTTCCTGCGTCAGAAGGGCGTGTATGTGGATGAAATCACCTGTATTGGTTGTAAACACTGCGCTCACGTAGCTCGGAATACTTTTTATATTGAGCCGGATTATGGGCGATCGCGCGTTATTCGTCAAGATGGCGATGGGGAAGAAATCATTCAAGAAGCGATTGATACTTGTCCTGTTGATTGTATTCACTGGGTTGATTACACCGAATTAAAACAATTGGAAGAGGAGCGCAAGTTTCAAGTCATTCCAGTGGTAGGTTATCCGGTAGATCATGCCGTAGCAACAACAGAAAAACGACGGAAAAAGCAGAAATTGCGCAAACCGCGTAAGTAA